A DNA window from Aphelocoma coerulescens isolate FSJ_1873_10779 chromosome 7, UR_Acoe_1.0, whole genome shotgun sequence contains the following coding sequences:
- the FIGN gene encoding fidgetin: MQWTPEHAQWPEQHFDITSTTRSPAHKVEAYRGHLQRTYQYAWANDDISALTASNLLKKYAEKYSGILEGPAERPILSNYSDAPSGLVNGRKNESEPWQPSLNSESVYPMNCVPDVITASKAGVSAALPPADVSASIGSSPGVASNLAEPSYSSSTCGSHTVPSLHSGLPSQEYATGYNGSYLHTSYSGQPAPALPSPHPSPLHSSGLLQPPPPPPPPALVPGYNGTSNLSSYSYPSASYPPQTAVGPGYSPGGAPPPSAYLPSGIPAPTPLPPTTVPSYSYQGHGLTPIAPSALTNSSASSLKRKAFYMAGQGEMDSSYGNYSYGQQRSTQSPMYRMPDNSISNANRGNGFDRSAETSSLAFKPTKQLMSSEQQRKFSSQSSRALTPPSYSTAKNSLGSRSSDSFGKYSSPVMNEHGDEHRQLLPHPMQGPGLRAATSSNHSVDEQLKNTDTHLIDLVTNEIINQGPPVDWSDIAGLDLVKAIIKEEVLWPVLRSDAFNGLTALPRSILLFGPRGTGKTLMGRCIASQLGATFFKITGSGLVTKWLGEGEKIVHASFLVARCRQPSVIFVSDIDMLLSSQVSEEHSPVSRMRTEFLMQLDTVLTSAEDQIVVICATSKPEEIDESLRRYFMKRLLIPLPDSTARHQIIVQLLSQHNYCLNDKEVALLVQRTEGFSGLDVAHLCQEAVVGPLHAMPATDLSAIMPSQLRPVTYQDFENAFCKIQPSISQKELDTYVEWNKMFGCSQ, encoded by the coding sequence ATGCAGTGGACGCCGGAGCATGCCCAGTGGCCAGAACAGCACTTCGATATCACTTCCACCACCCGGTCCCCAGCCCACAAGGTGGAAGCCTACCGGGGGCACCTGCAGCGCACCTACCAGTACGCCTGGGCCAATGACGACATCTCGGCTCTCACCGCCTCCAACCTTCTGAAAAAGTatgcagaaaaatattctggtattttggaaGGCCCGGCTGAGCGACCCATTCTTAGCAATTACTCTGACGCTCCCTCGGGGCTGGTGAATGGTCGGAAGAATGAAAGTGAGCCTTGGCAGCCATCCCTGAACTCGGAGAGCGTGTATCCCATGAACTGTGTCCCAGATGTCATCACTGCCAGCAAAGCTGGGGTAAGTGCAGCCCTCCCTCCCGCAGATGTCTCAGCCAGCATCGGGAGCTCTCCTGGGGTGGCCAGTAACCTGGCTGAACCCAGTTActccagcagcacctgtggaagtcACACCGTTCCCAGTCTTCATTCAGGGCTCCCATCTCAGGAATATGCCACAGGATACAATGGCTCGTACTTGCATACCAGTTACAGTGGCCAGCCAGCACCTGCACTTCCATCCCCTCATCCATCCCCCCTGCATAGCTCGGGACTTTTGCAGCCCcctccaccgccgccaccacCAGCCCTCGTCCCTGGCTACAACGGGACCTCCAACCTCTCCAGTTACAGCTACCCTTCCGCCAGTTATCCTCCTCAAACCGCTGTTGGCCCTGGGTacagccctgggggtgccccGCCACCCTCGGCTTACCTGCCTTCAGGAATCCCTGCTCCAACCCCTCTGCCCCCAACCACTGTCCCCAGCTACTCTTACCAGGGCCATGGTCTGACGCCAATTGCGCCATCTGCCCTGACAAACAGTTCAGCCAGCTCTCTCAAAAGGAAAGCTTTCTACATGGCAGGGCAAGGAGAAATGGACTCCAGTTATGGAAATTACAGCTATGGCCAACAGAGATCTACACAGAGTCCAATGTATCGAATGCCAGACAACAGCATTTCAAATGCAAACAGAGGGAATGGTTTTGACAGAAGTGCTGAAACATCATCCTTAGCATTTAAGCCAACAAAGCAGCTAATGTCCTCTGAACAGCAAAGGAAATTCAGTAGCCAGTCCAGTAGGGCTTTAACACCCCCATCCTATAGTACTGCTAAAAACTCACTGGGTTCGAGATCGAGTGACTCGTTTGGGAAGTATAGCTCCCCAGTAATGAATGAGCATGGTGACGAGCATAGGCAGCTCCTCCCTCACCCAATGCAAGGCCCGGGACTTCGTGCAGCTACCTCATCCAACCACTCTGTGGACGAGCAACTGAAGAATACTGACACACACCTCATTGACCTTGTTACCAATGAGATTATCAACCAAGGACCTCCCGTGGACTGGAGCGACATTGCTGGCCTAGATCTAGTAAAGGCCATCATTAAGGAGGAGGTTTTATGGCCAGTATTGAGGTCAGATGCATTCAATGGACTGACTGCTCTACCTCGGAGCATCCTTTTATTTGGACCTCGGGGAACAGGCAAAACATTAATGGGCAGATGTATAGCTAGTCAGCTGGGGGCCACCTTTTTCAAAATCACTGGCTCTGGCCTTGTCACAAAGTGGttaggggaaggagaaaaaattgtCCATGCCTCCTTCCTCGTGGCAAGGTGTCGCCAACCCTCGGTGATTTTTGTTAGTGACATTGATATGCTCCTTTCCTCTCAAGTGAGTGAAGAACATAGTCCAGTAAGTCGGATGAGAACCGAGTTCCTTATGCAGCTGGACACTGTACTGACTTCTGCTGAGGACCAAATAGTAGTAATTTGCGCCACGAGTAAGCCAGAAGAAATTGATGAATCTCTTCGAAGGTACTTCATGAAACGACTTTTAATTCCACTTCCTGACAGCACAGCGAGACACCAGATAATAGTACAACTGCTCTCACAGCACAATTACTGTCTCAATGACAAGGAGGTTGCACTGCTTGTCCAGCGCACAGAAGGCTTTTCTGGACTAGATGTGGCTCACTTATGTCAGGAAGCTGTGGTGGGCCCACTCCATGCCATGCCAGCCACAGACCTTTCAGCCATTATGCCCAGCCAGTTGAGGCCAGTTACATATCAAGACTTTGAAAATGCTTTCTGCAAGATACAGCCTAGCATATCTCAAAAAGAGCTTGATACATATGTTGAATGGAACAAAATGTTTGGTTGCAGTCAGTGa